The Solanum pennellii chromosome 11, SPENNV200 genome contains a region encoding:
- the LOC107002851 gene encoding protein STRICTOSIDINE SYNTHASE-LIKE 3-like, whose product MRAVSVFGGVFLVLAVYCGLDPFKHSAISEFPNFESFKVEMPAWSEIPVEKDSQNLLQKSEVKFLDQIQGPESIVFDPQGRGPYTGIADGRVVFWDGEKWNDFAYTSANRSGLCDPKPSALSYRKYEHICGRPLGLRFDKRTGDLYIADAYLGLMKVGPEGGLAESLTTEAEGVPIGFANDLDVDDEGNVYFTDSSTKYQRRNFIQLVFSAEDSGKVLKYNPRTKETTILIRNLQFPNGLSLSKDGSFFIFCEGSKGRLRKYWLKGEKAGTSEVIAILPGYPDNVRANERNEFWVAIHCRRTIYSYINGIYPRLRQFLLKLPISAKLQYLIHIGGRFSAVVVKYSPEGKLLQILEDRQGKVVRAVSEVEERDGKLWMGSVLMSFISVYQLE is encoded by the exons atGAGAGCAGTTTCAGTATTTGGTGGTGTGTTCCTTGTGTTGGCAGTGTATTGTGGGTTGGACCCTTTTAAGCATAGTGCAATTTCTGAGTTCCCAAATTTTGAGTCTTTTAAGGTTGAGATGCCAGCTTGGTCTGAAATCCCAGTTGAAAAAGATTCACAAAATTTGCTTCAGAAATCTGAAGTTAAGTTCTTGGATCAAATTCAGGGGCCAGAAAGTATTGTTTTTGATCCTCAGGGTAGAGGACCTTATACAGGGATAGCTGATGGAAGAGTTGTGTTTTGGGATGGTGAAAAATGGAATGATTTTGCTTATACTTCAGCTAATag GTCAGGCTTGTGTGATCCAAAACCGTCAGCGTTGAGCTATAGGAAGTACGAGCACATCTGTGGTAGGCCTTTGGGGTTACGATTTGACAAAAGAACAGGTGACTTATATATTGCCGATGCATATTTGGGGTTAATGAAGGTAGGCCCTGAAGGTGGATTAGCAGAATCTTTGACAACTGAGGCTGAGGGGGTACCTATAGGATTTGCAAATGACTtggatgttgatgatgaagggAATGTTTATTTTACGGATAGCAGCACAAAGTACCAACGCAG GAATTTTATACAGCTGGTCTTCTCAGCAGAAGATAGTGGGAAGGTTCTCAAATACAATCCTAGGACGAAAGAAACCACTATTCTTATTCGCAACCTTCAATTTCCAAATGGTCTGTCACTAAGCAAGGATGGTTCCTTCTTTATATTTTGCGAAGGTTCCAAGGGCAG GTTACGAAAGTACTGGCTGAAAGGTGAGAAAGCCGGTACATCAGAGGTAATAGCAATCCTTCCGGGATATCCAGACAACGTACGAGCAAACGAAAGAAATGAGTTTTGGGTAGCAATCCACTGTCGTCGTACCATTTACAGTTACATAAATGGCATATACCCTCGACTCCGTCAATTCTTGCTGAAGCTTCCCATCTCTGCAAAGCTCCAATACCTCATTCACATTGGTGGCAGGTTCTCTGCAGTTGTCGTGAAGTACAGCCCCGAGGGCAAGCTGTTGCAGATATTGGAAGATCGACAAGGGAAAGTCGTTAGAGCTGTCAGCGAGGTAGAGGAGAGGGATGGGAAGCTTTGGATGGGAAGTGTTCTCATGTCTTTCATTTCAGTTTATCAGCTAGAATGA